Proteins encoded in a region of the Atribacteraceae bacterium genome:
- a CDS encoding penicillin-binding protein 1A, with translation MKSRFLGSGKWLFVGFFSGLIVTSLFFMAFLADIQEITEQSDNYKPSLTTRIYDRNGTLIDSLFTENRQYVEFTQIPPLLRNAFIASEDQNFYTHPGIDPRGIARALWQDIVNLRIVEGASTITMQLSRNRFLSHRRIWRRKIKETMLAFFLEKQYTKDEILEAYLNEIYFGHGAYGVKAAAQIYFGKELAELNLAEIAIMVGIPRSPSNFSPYNNFERAKQQQRRVLRRMYESGLISARDVEEALETPIVLSGLRERRSNNPYFVDHILRELLGHFDEKMVFSGGLKIHTTLDSEIQTIAVREFEKSGHQGGVLVMDPDTGGILAMVGGRDYRESKFNRTTQARRQPGSSFKPLIYAAAIDSGFSPSTVFIDEPVEFPDGWSPQNYEKTFSGAMTLREALERSTNIVGIKLLEAVSLDRAINYAKRLGIESHLEKNLSLALGTSEVTLLEMVRAFSAFANEGKIAEPIAILRVEDFEGNTIYENTPSTHRAVSADTAYVMARMLQGTIERGTGRRANINRPAGGKTGTTENFADAWFVGFTPDLVGGIFIGNDDGTPLGPAQTGGIIAAPIFASIMTEAHQDKPVRDFTKPDSIVEIRVCAETGLLPSPNCPQTIVMPFRPGTVPNATCREHP, from the coding sequence GTGAAATCCCGCTTTCTTGGAAGCGGGAAATGGTTGTTTGTCGGCTTTTTTTCGGGCCTCATCGTTACTAGTTTATTTTTTATGGCTTTCCTGGCCGACATCCAGGAAATAACCGAGCAATCGGACAATTACAAACCATCGCTTACCACCCGGATCTATGACCGCAACGGAACGCTGATCGACTCGCTCTTCACCGAAAACCGTCAATATGTCGAATTCACCCAAATTCCGCCTCTCCTCAGGAACGCTTTTATCGCCAGTGAAGACCAGAACTTCTATACTCATCCGGGTATCGATCCCCGAGGAATCGCCCGTGCACTCTGGCAGGACATCGTCAACCTGAGGATCGTGGAAGGCGCCAGCACCATAACCATGCAGCTTTCCCGGAACCGCTTTCTCAGTCACCGCCGAATCTGGAGACGGAAGATCAAGGAGACCATGCTCGCTTTCTTCCTGGAAAAACAGTATACTAAAGACGAAATCCTGGAAGCCTACCTGAACGAAATTTATTTCGGACATGGCGCGTACGGGGTGAAAGCCGCCGCCCAGATCTATTTCGGGAAAGAACTCGCTGAACTCAACCTGGCCGAAATCGCCATTATGGTCGGCATCCCCCGTTCCCCGTCCAACTTTTCCCCCTACAACAACTTTGAACGGGCCAAACAGCAGCAGCGGCGGGTCTTGCGCAGAATGTACGAGTCCGGCCTGATCAGCGCGCGGGACGTGGAAGAGGCCCTGGAAACCCCGATCGTACTTTCCGGCCTCCGGGAAAGGAGATCGAATAACCCATACTTTGTCGATCACATTCTCAGAGAACTCCTCGGTCACTTCGACGAAAAAATGGTGTTCAGCGGGGGGCTCAAAATTCACACCACTCTGGATTCGGAAATCCAGACCATAGCGGTCCGCGAGTTTGAGAAAAGCGGTCACCAGGGGGGTGTACTGGTCATGGACCCGGATACCGGGGGGATCTTGGCCATGGTCGGCGGTCGGGATTACCGGGAGAGCAAGTTCAATCGAACCACTCAGGCCCGCCGCCAACCCGGTTCCTCCTTCAAACCTCTCATTTACGCTGCGGCCATTGATAGCGGGTTTTCCCCCAGCACCGTTTTCATCGATGAGCCAGTAGAGTTCCCTGACGGTTGGAGTCCACAAAATTATGAAAAGACTTTTTCAGGAGCAATGACCTTGCGGGAAGCACTTGAACGCTCAACCAATATCGTCGGAATCAAGCTCTTGGAGGCGGTCAGCCTTGACCGGGCCATCAATTATGCTAAGCGCCTGGGGATTGAAAGCCATCTGGAAAAAAATCTGTCACTCGCGCTGGGAACTTCGGAAGTCACACTCCTGGAGATGGTCCGCGCCTTCAGTGCCTTCGCCAACGAAGGTAAAATCGCCGAACCAATCGCCATCCTCCGAGTGGAGGATTTCGAAGGCAACACCATTTATGAAAATACCCCATCAACCCACCGGGCTGTCTCTGCTGATACCGCCTATGTAATGGCTCGGATGTTACAAGGAACCATCGAACGCGGTACCGGTCGGCGAGCGAACATCAACCGGCCAGCCGGTGGAAAAACCGGAACGACCGAAAACTTTGCCGACGCCTGGTTTGTGGGATTTACCCCGGATCTGGTCGGTGGAATCTTTATCGGTAACGACGACGGCACTCCGCTGGGGCCAGCCCAGACCGGGGGAATCATCGCTGCGCCCATTTTCGCTTCGATCATGACCGAAGCACATCAGGACAAGCCGGTACGGGATTTCACAAAACCCGACTCGATTGTGGAGATCCGCGTCTGTGCTGAAACGGGACTCCTTCCCTCCCCCAACTGTCCGCAGACCATCGTCATGCCCTTCCGGCCGGGTACTGTACCGAATGCAACCTGCCGGGAACACCCCTGA